From the Chiloscyllium plagiosum isolate BGI_BamShark_2017 chromosome 10, ASM401019v2, whole genome shotgun sequence genome, the window CAGGGGGTGAGCATCTCCTCATTCAGACAGCGAGGCTGAGGTCAGAAAGGTTTATAAAGCCTACAGCAAAATCCAGAATATCTTCAGATCACAGTTGAAAATCATTTCATTTTATATGCTTATTACTTTCGGCATCTGAAAAGCAGAAGGATAAATATTTATGACTTCTGGGTCTCATATTCCAATCACAACATCCTCCTGTCATCTGGCCCTGCGTGCCTGCCGGTGAGTGTCCAGTGTCTTTTGGGACATGGCCTGTCAAGCAGTGATAACTCACCATGTTGCCACTGCAATATCTTCTGAATCCACTCTCAAATTTCTCTTGACTGTATGAATTTCTCATCTCGGTACAATTATCTATGTTATGTTTTACCTTTTATACTGATATACTCGGTGCCTTTCTCGACAGCACGGTCATGTTGATGGAAATCTTCATCTGTCTCTACTTGCTGATGGAATTCTCCATCTTTATAGCCAccctttaaaaaataaatagctATAAATCCATATTTTGGATCAACCAAACCTTCTTACCTATCCCTTTTGTTCCCTAATTTATATTGTTTCTCAAAGCAGCTTCTTTTCATTTGAAGGTCCTCGATTAAATAATTAAGTGATGGTATAGGTATTGGTGAAATTCTCTCGCAAGATTGCGATAAAACTGATCACTATAAAAAGATTCTCAGTTTGATTTAAATCAGCTATTTGATCACAGAGTAAATGCTTATGCATTGTTACTGTTGTGGCCTGTAGTATTGTGATTTAAGTGCAAAGCTCTCTCTTACAATTGAGGCTAAAGTTTGTCTACCTTCAATGAATTTCCATAAGGATATGCGAGAGCTGTAAATTTTAATAGTGCATAATAttataaaatctgaaaataatcGTCTATTTATGTTTTATGTAAATcctgttttcttaaaaaaacattGTTCCGGAAGAGTTGCTCTTAGGGTAAACACAATGTTCTGTGCTTTCTAAATACAGGTGTGGAGTCCATACCTCCAACCAGATTGTGCTGGAGACTTAGAAGGAGTAGTGGAAGATGACACCCGCAATCTTTACACGCATGAAGAGTACATCAGCCTTGTCTTAAACAGTGGGAGTGGTCTGTCTCATGACTACGCTAACCAGTCTGTTCAGGAAGATCCAAGGATGATGGCTTTTTTTGACTCTCTTGTACGGCGTGAGATTGAGGGTTGGAGTTCTGACTCGGACAGTGACCTGAACGAGAGTACAATTCTTCAGCTGCGTGCAGGGACGAGTGAGCGTTCAGGATACAGCGATACAGAATCGTCTGCTTCGTTGCCACTGTCACCCCAGCAGGGGGATGACTCggatgaggcaacctacaccctGGACCGACAGAAACTGCTGAATACATCCGCAGTCAGGGAAGACCTGCGGTCACGTCGGCAGAGATTGTCCGCCCTCCGGCGCTACCAAGACGAGCGGCTTCGAACTCTCTCAAATGACTCTGATTCCTCAGAGAACAACTACCAACAGGTAAATACAGATTCTGATGCCGATCCCGTGAAGAGGCCTCGGTCACCGAGCCCAGAGGCAAATGATTCCAGTAGTTCCAGCAGTAATGGTAGGCGCCGTGCATCTATGCGGCAGAGGAACGCCGCGAGAGCCAAACAGAAGCTCCGTCGGGAGAAAAGGAGTACTTCACTGCTCAAAAAGTTAAAGCAATGTAGTGCTGAGACTCGTCGTAACTATTCCCAAGTACGTGATGGTGATAATTCGTCAGCTTCGTCCTCCCCAGAAAGAAGCAGCACTGAGTTTGACAACAGGGGAAGAGTATCTCCTTACTCAGACAGCGAATCTGAGGTCAGAAAGGTTTATAAAGCCTACAGCAAAATCCAGAACACTTTCAAATCACAGTTGAAAACAAAGGGAGACACCACGGCGTTTTTGTCACTGGCAGATATGCCAAACACAAGTGAGAGAGGCAGTTCAATAAATACTTCAACACAAGAAAATGATTCTGCAAGGAAAGGTCCAGTAGTACCTCACAGACTTAGAGAGGAAAGTTGTTTTGACGAACACAATGGTGAAAGCACCAGCTCAGCAGAGAATAGAAAAGTACAGGCAAAGAGCAAGCATTCACTTTCACTTGGTCATGAATGCAGTACTGTAACACCTGTAAAGGAAATTACACCTGGAGAACAGGTTTATGTTGTTGAAGATGCCCCCAGTAGTTGTGCTGAGCATTGTTATGAGGCAAAAAAGGTTAATGGCAAATCGGTCTGTGTTGGAAGCAACAGTAACCTAACTAACCAGTGTCAAGCATTTGGCAGCCAGGCACAAGAGCTATGTGGTCACGCACAGGTGTTGGAATGTGTGAATGCACAAACTACACAGCAGATAAGCAGAGAAGAATCTGGTCAGGAATTTAAGTCCACATTCTCTCCAGAAATCTATTTAGTTGGAGCAAGAAGTAATTCTGACCACACTGATAAATCCAAAACCAGGACTTGTGATGTGGAAGACAGGTGTTCAGAGACTTCCTGCAATAACGGCCTTTTTGAAAGGCAGTGTGCAGGCCACTGTGAACAAACGTGCTCAGAGCAAATGGATTCCGCAGTGGCCTCCAAATCCGAAGCCGGTGGCTGTGTACAGGTGGCTTCATTACACCACAAGGAAGACTGTTCCCAATCTGGGATAAGTGAGCATTACGAGTGCGCTAAAAAAATGATAGCATTGCAGAAAATATTTGATTGTCGCCAAGGGACCCTGTCACCAGCTGAGGCTGGCCAGCCTTCTGGAGGCTTAAAAAGGTTGCGAAAAGAGCTGGATCCGGACTACTCACCAGCTGAGAAGAAACAGAAGACATGATATGATTTGCACTTGCCTCATACCAGTGCCTCAATGTCACTGATGAAAGCATTTAACTGGAACTCCACAAGACACTGGCCTGTAAAACAGTGCGAGTTTTTGTTAACAATTATGTAAATAAGTCAATTTATTGAAGAAATGCTAATACAGAAATTTGTAGAATGTGTATGATAACGGTATATAAAATACAAATTATTTGGAGTGATTCTGACTTTGGATTCAGACATCCAATTTGTCTTGGAAGGTTTGTACTTCTTCTGTTTAAGTATTCATTATGCCAAGCAAGGGTTTATGGTACATTTGGCGTCTCCGATTGGACAGATAGTTACAAAGCTTCCCCTCCTATTAACTTGGTAAAGATGAGCAAATTTATATATGTTCCAAGTATTCAAGCCCATGCAATAATATTAAACAGATGAAGACTTTTTGAAATCTAACACTTTATAGTTCTTGAGGTTTTTCTTTGGTCTAATTTTAAATTGCCACCTTTGAATGGTAGCCTTTTATTCATGCGAGGGGTCAACAGTTTGATTCTTAAGGAAAATGTTCAACATGTTGGTTATGTACGTGGAACGCAGTGATCTGTTGGCGAAGAGAGTTCGATTTAAGCAGCGGTCAGGAATAAAATTTTTGTGTTTTGCGCTTAATTTCTTAATGAGAATTATTTGAAGCACAACATTTCTACACAGTTGGCACCTTGTCAACTGTCCTTTTCCTTAACAGACAACAGAAATAAGCATGGACATGA encodes:
- the dcaf5 gene encoding DDB1- and CUL4-associated factor 5, whose protein sequence is MLASGSGALSAAGQRPAAASRGGDEGHGRPRLRGAPAGAGGAAITERKKRRRRRRMMMRRMEEPGPGPGPGPGSLLRFLGRRAVTGDRFLREAFQRQRLSACRNLFKKDLLGHFGCVNAIEFSSGAGELLVSGGDDRRVLLWHVDKAIHSKAKPVQLKGEHLSNIFCLAFDSTNTHLFSGGNDEQVIVHDVESTEIVNVFPHDDAVYGLSVSPVNDKVFASSSDDGRVLIWDIRDSHGEPFCLANYPSAFHSVMFNPVEPRLLATANSKEGVGLWDIRKPRSSLLRYGGKLPMQSAMSVRFNSSGTQLLALRRRLPPVLYDIHSPQSVFEFDNQGYFNSCTMKSCCFAGDRDQFVLSGSDDFNLYMWRIPSSLETGGPARIVNGAFMVLKGHRSIVNQVRFNSHSYMICSSGVEKIIKVWSPYLQPDCAGDLEGVVEDDTRNLYTHEEYISLVLNSGSGLSHDYANQSVQEDPRMMAFFDSLVRREIEGWSSDSDSDLNESTILQLRAGTSERSGYSDTESSASLPLSPQQGDDSDEATYTLDRQKLLNTSAVREDLRSRRQRLSALRRYQDERLRTLSNDSDSSENNYQQVNTDSDADPVKRPRSPSPEANDSSSSSSNGRRRASMRQRNAARAKQKLRREKRSTSLLKKLKQCSAETRRNYSQVRDGDNSSASSSPERSSTEFDNRGRVSPYSDSESEVRKVYKAYSKIQNTFKSQLKTKGDTTAFLSLADMPNTSERGSSINTSTQENDSARKGPVVPHRLREESCFDEHNGESTSSAENRKVQAKSKHSLSLGHECSTVTPVKEITPGEQVYVVEDAPSSCAEHCYEAKKVNGKSVCVGSNSNLTNQCQAFGSQAQELCGHAQVLECVNAQTTQQISREESGQEFKSTFSPEIYLVGARSNSDHTDKSKTRTCDVEDRCSETSCNNGLFERQCAGHCEQTCSEQMDSAVASKSEAGGCVQVASLHHKEDCSQSGISEHYECAKKMIALQKIFDCRQGTLSPAEAGQPSGGLKRLRKELDPDYSPAEKKQKT